Proteins encoded by one window of Misgurnus anguillicaudatus chromosome 4, ASM2758022v2, whole genome shotgun sequence:
- the hexim1 gene encoding protein HEXIM1 isoform X1: MLRCDISLQQGQTTQTIRNCKVVVAVETIVSIHFELWECTVMELIKEETTPEDVSRGRQRDNLTSVVSSKQVQRNQLEICPGLVSGDTHPMCRGRDRSDPEPKAGDAASDGGFPVEKTSSETQGDKRDSGCTEFNAEGLSDGRQGKKKHRRRASKKKRRWKPYFKLTWEEKKELDDRETARASRVRAEMFAKGLPVAPYNTTQFLMEEHDREEPDLNTELGGRRSGAMRSDDTASEEENFDAEEEEEDDGGGGSSDGMGRPGQAGGEFLQKDFSETYERYHVETLQNMSKQELVREYLELEKCMSRLEEENNWLRHSRRNPEASDDGAPAYGAQRVQELEIEVERLRAENNELLLKSPKTKGPGLNQSQPC; encoded by the coding sequence GTGGGAGTGTACAGTTATGGAGCTTATTAAAGAAGAAACTACGCCGGAGGATGTCAGCAGAGGGCGACAGAGAGACAACCTGACAAGTGTCGTCTCTTCCAAACAAGTGCAAAGAAATCAGCTGGAGATCTGTCCGGGTCTGGTGTCTGGAGATACGCATCCTATGTGCCGTGGTCGGGATAGGAGTGATCCGGAGCCCAAGGCTGGTGACGCAGCGAGCGACGGCGGGTTTCCCGTGGAGAAAACGTCCAGCGAAACCCAGGGCGATAAGAGAGACTCTGGTTGCACTGAATTTAACGCCGAGGGGCTGTCAGATGGCCGACAGGGCAAGAAGAAACACAGGAGGCGAGCCTCAAAAAAGAAGCGCCGTTGGAAGCCGTACTTCAAATTAACCTGGGAAGAGAAGAAAGAGCTGGATGACCGAGAGACGGCACGGGCATCACGGGTGCGAGCCGAAATGTTTGCCAAGGGTCTTCCCGTCGCCCCGTACAACACAACGCAGTTCCTCATGGAGGAGCACGACCGCGAAGAACCCGATCTCAACACGGAGCTGGGCGGCCGAAGATCCGGTGCGATGCGCTCCGACGACACGGCAAGCGAGGAGGAGAATTTTGACGCcgaggaggaagaagaggatGACGGCGGCGGTGGCAGCAGCGACGGCATGGGAAGACCCGGGCAAGCGGGCGGGGAGTTTTTGCAGAAAGACTTTTCCGAGACCTATGAGAGATATCACGTCGAGACTCTCCAGAATATGTCAAAGCAAGAACTGGTCAGGGAATACCTGGAGCTGGAGAAATGCATGTCGCGGTTAGAGGAGGAGAACAACTGGCTCCGTCACTCGCGGAGAAACCCGGAGGCGTCTGATGACGGCGCCCCCGCGTACGGCGCTCAGCGCGTGCAAGAACTGGAGATCGAGGTGGAGAGACTCAGAGCCGAGAATAACGAGTTATTACTCAAAAGCCCCAAAACTAAAGGACCGGGACTCAACCAATCTCAGCCGTGCTGA
- the hexim1 gene encoding protein HEXIM1 isoform X2 yields the protein MELIKEETTPEDVSRGRQRDNLTSVVSSKQVQRNQLEICPGLVSGDTHPMCRGRDRSDPEPKAGDAASDGGFPVEKTSSETQGDKRDSGCTEFNAEGLSDGRQGKKKHRRRASKKKRRWKPYFKLTWEEKKELDDRETARASRVRAEMFAKGLPVAPYNTTQFLMEEHDREEPDLNTELGGRRSGAMRSDDTASEEENFDAEEEEEDDGGGGSSDGMGRPGQAGGEFLQKDFSETYERYHVETLQNMSKQELVREYLELEKCMSRLEEENNWLRHSRRNPEASDDGAPAYGAQRVQELEIEVERLRAENNELLLKSPKTKGPGLNQSQPC from the coding sequence ATGGAGCTTATTAAAGAAGAAACTACGCCGGAGGATGTCAGCAGAGGGCGACAGAGAGACAACCTGACAAGTGTCGTCTCTTCCAAACAAGTGCAAAGAAATCAGCTGGAGATCTGTCCGGGTCTGGTGTCTGGAGATACGCATCCTATGTGCCGTGGTCGGGATAGGAGTGATCCGGAGCCCAAGGCTGGTGACGCAGCGAGCGACGGCGGGTTTCCCGTGGAGAAAACGTCCAGCGAAACCCAGGGCGATAAGAGAGACTCTGGTTGCACTGAATTTAACGCCGAGGGGCTGTCAGATGGCCGACAGGGCAAGAAGAAACACAGGAGGCGAGCCTCAAAAAAGAAGCGCCGTTGGAAGCCGTACTTCAAATTAACCTGGGAAGAGAAGAAAGAGCTGGATGACCGAGAGACGGCACGGGCATCACGGGTGCGAGCCGAAATGTTTGCCAAGGGTCTTCCCGTCGCCCCGTACAACACAACGCAGTTCCTCATGGAGGAGCACGACCGCGAAGAACCCGATCTCAACACGGAGCTGGGCGGCCGAAGATCCGGTGCGATGCGCTCCGACGACACGGCAAGCGAGGAGGAGAATTTTGACGCcgaggaggaagaagaggatGACGGCGGCGGTGGCAGCAGCGACGGCATGGGAAGACCCGGGCAAGCGGGCGGGGAGTTTTTGCAGAAAGACTTTTCCGAGACCTATGAGAGATATCACGTCGAGACTCTCCAGAATATGTCAAAGCAAGAACTGGTCAGGGAATACCTGGAGCTGGAGAAATGCATGTCGCGGTTAGAGGAGGAGAACAACTGGCTCCGTCACTCGCGGAGAAACCCGGAGGCGTCTGATGACGGCGCCCCCGCGTACGGCGCTCAGCGCGTGCAAGAACTGGAGATCGAGGTGGAGAGACTCAGAGCCGAGAATAACGAGTTATTACTCAAAAGCCCCAAAACTAAAGGACCGGGACTCAACCAATCTCAGCCGTGCTGA